In Lolium rigidum isolate FL_2022 chromosome 3, APGP_CSIRO_Lrig_0.1, whole genome shotgun sequence, the genomic window CTGTAGTACTGATGTATGTGGTCAAAGCCGCGCCCAGATTCCACAGTGAAAAATCCAAATTTCCACCGCTGCGGCAAGCCATTTTGCCCCCTTCCCCACCTCTCCCATCTCATCTCTTTCATCTCCGGGCGGCGGGCCGGTGCCCTGCTCCGGGCCACGTTCGGTGCCAAACTGCCAACGCACAGCGCCGCGGCTCCTTCGCGGGGAAATAAATCTTATACGACCCAAATCATGCGACCCGCTGGGTAGACCAACTCTGGTGCCGCTCATCTGAACACCGCAGCATACATGCACACAAATCCCCACATGCTTTGCTACGTGTAGGATGCAGGAGTTGGTCTACCGCCGGGTCGTTGAAGATCGGGTCGTATAGGATTTATTTCCTTGCCTCCTCATGTCCCGTTTCCCGCAACCACGTTGCTCTGCCGCGCTTCTACGCTTGGGCCCGCGAAACCCTAGCCCCACCATGGGTTTGGTCGTTCCTCCGACGCCACCGCACCTCCGGCTGCTCTTCCCCATCGAGCACGACTTCATCTACATCGCCTGCACCTCCTCCTCGACCTCCCAGAGCTCCAGCTCCACTACATCGACCCCGGAGACCACCTCCTCGAGCCCCGCCTCGACCATGTCGTCGCGCTGCTTCGGCGCCAATATAGATGCGCGGCGGGGAACGTCGGCCGTTGTCGAGGTCGGCCGAAGCTTGGCTGGGGCAACCTACTGGTGGGGTGCAGTCGGCGCGGGCGCGTCGAGCGGCGGTCTCCGCGGGAGCCAGGCGGTTGCGCGGTACCTCCCTTTCCAAGATCGAGGGCCTCCTCTACCCACCCACCGACCGCCTTACCCTTCCCTATATGAGCTCTGCTGCCGTGGTTGTCGCCATGCCAGTATCATCAAGGCTCTCGATCTGTGCGTCATCCCCGTGGTCACCCCTCTCTCTCAAGTGGAGCAAGTGTGCGCGGTCGTCGGGCGGAGCCGACGTACTGGCGTGGGGGTGGCGCTCACCGGCACGAGagccctcccctctctctctctctctctctctctctctctctctctctctctctctctctctctctctctctctctctctctctctctctctctctctctctctctctctctctctctctctctctctctcccccaggCTGTCGTGGAAGCCCCTGCCGGACCGGAAGCGGGAAGGAGGTATGTGCTGATGGGAATTTCCTGACGATTAGGTTCTCTGCTTTGTGATTTGGTGCCTAAGAAGTGTTTGTTTTTATTCCTACAAGAACTCAATCAGAGAATTATCAGATTTCTCATTTGGTGTGTGCGTTCTGAGATTCTGCAATCAGATGCTGGAGCTAATTATATAGTTTGCATTGCCATCAGTCTGCAGGATAAGTAGAAGCTTACCTTAAGTATTAGAAATGGCTCGGTCCTCCTTTCTAGAAACTATGAAGGGACTACGGTTGTAAACGTCCGAATCTTTAGGTATACTGctacagttaactcataaatttGGTTGTATTGGTCAGTAACAATAATGCTATTTTCGAAGGGTTGTAGACTTGTAGTACACCTTCTATGCTCTGTATATAAGCTAGCTAGCTTGCAATAGATCTTGATGTCAAATGTAGGGATATTAGCTAGCTGCAATAGATCTTGATGTCATATATAGGGATATTAGCTAGCTAGCTACAATAGATCTTGATGTCTATTCCAACTTTCCATTTGCAAATTGGAGATGCTCAGTTGATGTTCCTTACGAAAATGTGAATCAGCCAAATTGGGTCCATTTGCTGCACTATTGATTATGCACTATTTTCTGTTGGTACAAAAATGATCGGATGCCTATATTATGGTTATTTTAAATAGCAATTGTTAATTTCCCTGCCTAATGAGTGTTGCTTTAGGCCTGAAGCTCTAAATGGTGGAAGCAATTGTAATTGAACATCCTTTTCCTTATCCTGGTTTCGCTTTCACATGTTATCATGTTTAGTTGTGTAGCTTATTTCGTAGCGTTGTATTTACATTATAGCTACATTACAAGAATAGAGGTACATGTGGTTTACGTAAACGAAATTCCGGTTCTGAACTCGCCTGCTCTTTTTCAGGTGTAAGGGTTCATATTGCAAATTTCATAGATTAGTAAGGACCCTCAAAGAAAATTACAAGATTATGGCGCACTACAGACTCTCTCTTCGGCAACCaccatgccttgatttttcttcCCAATGTTTGTGGTGGACGGTTCTCAGTTCATGCACGGATCAAGCCAGGGTGGCGAAGCCGCTCCTTTTTTTCGCCTCTCTATGCTGATGTGATCAACAATCCCCTCAACGGATATGGCCCTCCTTGGGGACCAGCAAGAGTGTTGTGCTCATGCACCACAACCATATAGCCATGGTTGAGCTCTTCGTACCTTCGAGGCCTGACCTTCTTGTGACAATGTCTACCTAGCCGTGTTGCCTATGTTCTACATCTACGGCCTCCTGCTCTTTGTTGTGGGCCTCTATCGCCTGGCTCCATGGTCATGGTCATGAGGAGGTTTGGCGTAGCCGAGTCTGTTAGGGTAATCCACATGGACAAAGTCACGACACTTGGTGGTTGCTACACATCATGGTGGCACTGGTGGCAAAGGCTCATTCAAGACTTTCTCAAGGTTTCTCATACTTTACCAAATTTCAGTTTTTTGTAGTGTATATTCTTCCAGGAAAATGGTAGGTGAAGGCAATCAATTGTTTTAGTCCAGTTGTCCATATTCTGTATTCATGTACTTATGTGTACCCACGTATGTACTGAGGAGCCTCCTCACCTTAAAGCTCAGCCTACCAATCTTTTGCAATTAAAGTTACAGTAGATTTGACTTCGTAAATATATTACGAAGAGGATTAACCAATTTGGCTAATATTTCAGTAGTCAAACACTGAAATTTATTGATGGAATTCCTATTCCAGTTGCTTGCAATATTCTGGGTAAACTGCACACTATATGCAATTGATGCACTCAAAACTACTGCTGCAATTTAAATTTGTACTACTTCTTACAATACTCTCAAAATTACTGCTCACTTCTAGCTGCTTGCAACATACTAATATATGTTTCCTCGCTACCAGGTTGATTCTCTCGGATGATCCTCTCAGGCCAGCCAATCCACATCAGTTGGCCCATCTTAAGGATAATTAGTCAAGAAAGAAGTTCCTACCACATTGCCAACTAATGCCAAATTTACCGTGCCAGTTTGGGAGAGTAAATGTTGCTGACAGCATGGTATGGCCAGACCATCTAGTGCATCCGCCGTAGAGTTGGTCCTCTCTACATGAGCATGCAAGAGAAACTTGGTGGCGACAGTAAGTAGTTGCCTACTTCACGAGGAATTGTATCAGTCTGGTTTCCTATTGCATTCTAGGATATTTAAACTCTAGAATGTTAAATACTTTACTCCAACTTTTGCCTGAAAAATGCCCACCATTTAGTTATTGATGGCAGTGAAGTGATTGCAGACGGGGTAGGTATGTTCTTTGTCTCAAGTACTCTGCCTCAATGTATATTGTGGTGTGGCAGTTCAACATAGAATGGACACTCTCTGCGACCTTTAGGCATGCTGATTCTTTGGGATGATCAAAGGTAGAAAGTAGCATGGAAAATAGTAGCCTAAATGTGTTTGTTTGCAGTTTATATTTTTTACATCTTGGTTCTTAACTCTATTCCAGTAAAAATGCTACTCCGTCCGATCAATATTAAGTGTCGGATTAAGTACAAATCAGCGACATTTAATAAGGACCAGAGGGGAGCATTTTCTTTCTATTGTGCATAGCAGGATCTTTCCCTCTGTCCTATGGCATGCCTTTGACTTGCTGCTCCAGGACCATTTAGTTTAGCGGCAGCAGAGATATCCAATCTCTGCAGCTGCTAACAATTATGTGCTTATTTAGGTCAGTAGTTTTTTTTCCGGTCGTTTTGTCTCAATAAATGGTTTGAGTAACAGTGCCCATATTTGTAGGAGATGCATTTTCGTTTTTACATAAGTCAGAGTGTTTTTTCCCCCATTTGTGTCGCTCTACAGATGATTGATTTCCATGTCTGGCCTCAACCGTCTTCGCATTAGAGCACCATGCCGGTGCCAGCCATGGACATCAGACTGGAAATCGCCATATTGTTATAGTTTGAATGTTTTGTTTTGTCTTTACAAAGTGGACACCATGTTTTATTTCCCATGTGTCATGCATAGCAGAATATTTACTTCCATTAAGGAGTACGAAGAAGCATATAAAACATTGAAATCTCACTAGCAGCCAGCCATGGACATCAGAATGGAAGTCGCCATATTTTTATAGTTTgaatgtttttgttttgtttttacaaAGTGGACACAATGTTTTTATTTCCCATGTGTCATGCATAGCAGAATATTTACTTCGATTAAGGAGTACGAAGAAGCATATAAAACATTGAAATCTCACTAGCAGCGTTTCGTCTAGATGAGTTTGTGGTTTATCTTCCCTTTTGTTCCTTTTGTGAACAAGCTACTTAACATGCATATACAACACTGAAATCTCAGTATATATTGATGCCCATGGAAGAGAGATAAGCAACTACTCAGTCCCACGGACTGAATAGCAACGGTAGAGCAAGCTTTATAGTTCCATATGCAAACTGAAACAAACATTTTCAATGTTAACGGGTACAAGCTTGCCACCAACGCAAGAGATATCCAACCTaatgaagagaaatgaagaattgATAGGACGATTCATGTTTGTCGTCGACCACAACAAAACACTTACATGCCATTTCGCAGACTTGGCTGTTGCAGGCGGGAGAGGCAGAACAAACTATATGCTGCTTGCTATAAGCAGTATAGTTGGAAGAAAATACATTGTTGCAGCCAAAGTTCAGGCAGAAGCCATCGATGTTGTCAACATATTATTCCACGTCTCCAGGACTCAATTGATCAGCACAATAGATCCAGAGGTAGCATCCAGTAGCACACCTAAACTGCCCGCAAGTATTCCAAAATCTACACGGCTTGCTCTACCAGAAAGCATGGCAACCCCATCAGACAACAACAAAATTTCAGAGACAACACCAACTAAAGAGATCATACAAGCCATTGATTCAGATTTAGAAGGGGTGAGCAAATGCAACAAGCAATAAATTATTTCATCTCTCAGCAGCGATCTTACATGGAACTCTCTCATTTTTTATGACAGGAAGTAGGCTTCACAACAAAACGCAAGAAAAGGAAAGCCCAGAAGTCAATCACTACACCACCAAACAAAGGTAGATGCTTACATTTAATTCATAAGAACAATGGTAGCTGAACCTACATTTTCAACTCACAACCTGTCTATTTGTTTGCAGTACAACCAACGATAAAAGAAAGGTAAAGATGGAGTTGTTTCGACCTAAATAGGAGCCTATACCCATCAAGTAAGAACTCGAGGTGCACACCATATTAACCTCACTGTGGCATTGATTAGTGTACTAACTAAGGTTGCTGAACTTTTGAAGGATGTCCAAGTGGGTCAGCTTAAGAGTGTTTTCGCAATATGTTTCACTTTATGACTTCTGTAGTTAGAATGTATTCTAATGGATTACTGATAATTAAGTTTTAGTTCTGATGCAATTATGTTTCATCATTAGGGTTTACAAAGTTGGACCTGTCAAAACTAGAGTGGTGATAGGGATATGGATGAGCCATGCAATTACATGTGCCTCTGTAATCGTGAGACCAACAGAAGATTGCCGATATCTACTGCCAAACTGATCTGCATGTCATGCCATAtgtttaggtagagaattttaccACTTCAATGCTGGCAAATATTGTACTACATGATATGTAAGTAGAGCTTAGTAAACAATATTTTAATATCTGTTATACGATAAGTCTCTTCTATATAGTTTTCCGTAGTAGTGGGATTATGGAGAGCCTTTCTCTAGAAGGATAAAACAAAACTCTTAAGCAAATAATAAGCCCAGTAAAGGGTGTTCTTGACCATTATTTTCATTTCTCATACCGGACCAACATGTACCCATATTCCACCAATTAGTAGCACTTGCCAAATATGCTCCTCCGCGTGAGAACTGTCATTAATTTAAGATAATTACGGATGTCCTACTACAACATAGGCGCGGCGTGCCGCTGCGCCAATTCATGCTAGTATAGACATAGACCCAGTCGACGATGTAGGGACACGCGCATGACTTATAAACCCATGTAGGGACACGCGCATGACTTATAAACCCAACTGGACGGAGTAGTTCATTACTCTTATCTtaattttttttgagggaaaactctTATCTTAATTTGTGAATGAGCTAAGCGATGGAATTGTTTCTTAACTTACCTTCTTCTCTTAGAGTTGAGACATAGGATTTTTGCTCACTTGGAGGCGAGAAaaaataagagaagactatttCATGTACCATATGGTCCATATGTCTTCCCTTAACAATTTAGTTTTCAACTAAAAAATAATCGATTCTCATTAATTGCTTGAGATGAcactaagagataatgcattataATGTATTATACAACTTATATCTTTGGCTTTCTCTTGCTGATGTGGAGATCTAAGGGGAGGCATGTCCCTTAAGCGGCGGTGAAGGCGGTTGTGGGCGATGATGACATCGACAAATTAAGGAAGTATTAGAAGGTATATGCCGACTAAACGAGGGGGTGTATAGAATGGTCCAATGACGATGGcgcgataagagcatctccagtcgcgtcccccaaaccgtccaccaaagcgatttggggcgcgccggacaaaaaaagcgttccagccgcgtcccccaaagcccttttttgtccggcgcggcccgatacggtgtccggcgccccgagcccgtccccgtcccacaggggacgctccggggacgccggacacaacgagcgaggcggggagtggcggggccgacgcgtcggcggcacggaaggctaaaaccccgtcgcctacctttggtcaagcgacgttaatggcgtccctgttttccccgggcgacgcgagggacgcgtctcgtcgtgcatggccgcgtggccgtccgcgccggagttattgcgtgcaaccacccggcgccgccgctgttttaagacgccctccggttatcgccgctcatcataatccttctcgtcgccgccgcctccccttcccggaTCCTCTACTCGCTGCTcaaaaatgtcgtcctcccgcaagatcgccgcggcgagcggcttcgccgcggcagcctcaccgtggcggaggcgtgggcgccgtaccacgcccggtatccggtcccgccggacgtgcgggcgctgcagcgcggcggccggaagatggccgtgaacggcattggcatcccgccgccgccgaagccagacacgcagcaatggcgggacgccatcaaggcccgtcgggctcaactcaccgccgaggagcgggcggatccgacatgggcggccaaggacaacgacgactggtggacgacgtacttcaaggccaagtacgacgtcgagccgCACGAGCaccgacgggctcatcggcgggcccaacagctggaacagggaaggccgcgccctgttctggggcgttccggggcgtaccctcgagaacgtcatccgcggcctccgcaacggcgctccgcgggccggagatgccgtcgtcgccgccgccttctcctcaatggcagccgaggaggacgacgtactcgtcctcctcgcactcttcttcctcggggccggcgcgatcgacgccgtcgtcgtcgtaccggtcggcgccgtataccgttcccaaacgggaggtcaaggaggagccggccaccccggtctacacgaggcgtggcggtagcggcagcgggcggcagcaagggaggcgcggcggcgccct contains:
- the LOC124699030 gene encoding uncharacterized protein LOC124699030, which codes for MSMQEKLGGDSTSLPPTQEISNLMKRNEELIGRFMFVVDHNKTLTCHFADLAVAGGRGRTNYMLLAISSIVGRKYIVAAKVQAEAIDVVNILFHVSRTQLISTIDPEVASSSTPKLPASIPKSTRLALPESMATPSDNNKISETTPTKEIIQAIDSDLEGEVGFTTKRKKRKAQKSITTPPNKVQPTIKER